A stretch of the Lactuca sativa cultivar Salinas chromosome 9, Lsat_Salinas_v11, whole genome shotgun sequence genome encodes the following:
- the LOC111907459 gene encoding uncharacterized protein LOC111907459 yields the protein MAFILFLLSSLLLQGALGEIICEELPVGLCTFSIASSGKRCILENYINHNENMEYQCKTSEIVVKNMNNWIESDECTNACGVDRKSVGISSDSLLEPRFIARLCSRSCYDNCANIVDLYHNLAIGEGVFLENLCEVHRKMPRRAMSQLLSSGAASGPVSGVDGLISMAEAPSSDENFDSAAYAPTSI from the exons ATGGCGTTCATTCTCTTCCTTTTATCGTCACTCCTTCTCCAGGGAGCTCTAG GTGAAATCATCTGCGAGGAATTACCTGTTGGATTGTGTACCTTCTCTATCGCTTCTTCAGGAAAACGATGCATATTAGAGAATTACATAAATCACAACGAAAACATGGAATACCAGTGCAAGACCTCAGAAATCGTTGTCAAGAACATGAACAACTGGATCGAGAGTGATGAGTGCACGAATGCATGTGGAGTTGACAGGAAATCTGTAGGAATCTCTTCTGACTCCCTCCTTGAGCCTCGTTTCATTGCCAGGCTTTGCTCACGTTCATGCTATGATAACTGTGCCAACATTGTTGATCTATATCACAACTTGGCCATTGGAGAAG GTGTGTTTCTCGAAAACCTGTGTGAAGTTCATAGGAAGATGCCTCGTCGTGCAATGAGTCAACTTCTAAGTTCTGGAGCAGCCTCGGGTCCCGTTTCTGGTGTAGATGGTTTGATCTCTATGGCAGAAGCTCCATCCTCTGATGAAAATTTTGATTCTGCCGCATATGCTCCTACTTCCATATGA
- the LOC111907460 gene encoding uncharacterized protein LOC111907460, with translation MKLVLFLVFTLFLQGAFGEIICEELPVGMCSFSISSSGKRCVLENYESNNGGIDFQCKTSEIVVKAMWELIESDDCINACGVDRKTIGISSDSLLDLKLTTKICSTECHQNCPNIVDLYYNLALGEGVYLPELCKVQKTMARRVMMSQVLSSGEASSPSTYSAANGPTSSESSGVDHAEAPM, from the exons ATGAAATTGGTCCTATTCCTTGTTTTCACTCTCTTCCTGCAAGGAGCTTTTG GTGAAATTATATGTGAGGAATTACCAGTGGGAATGTGTTCTTTCTCTATTTCATCTTCTGGGAAGCGTTGTGTCTTGGAGAATTACGAGTCCAACAATGGTGGAATTGATTTCCAGTGTAAGACATCTGAGATTGTTGTGAAAGCGATGTGGGAATTAATTGAGAGCGATGATTGCATCAATGCATGTGGGGTTGATAGAAAAACGATTGGAATATCTTCAGATTCCCTCCTTGACCTTAAGTTGACTACCAAGATTTGCTCCACCGAATGTCACCAAAATTGCCCCAACATTGTTGATCTTTACTATAACTTGGCATTAGGTGAAG GAGTTTATTTGCCGGAATTATGCAAGGTACAAAAGACAATGGCACGACGTGTGATGATGTCACAAGTTTTAAGCTCTGGAGAAGCTTCATCTCCATCCACGTACTCAGCCGCCAATGGTCCAACCTCCAGTGAATCATCAGGTGTTGATCATGCTGAAGCTCCCATGTAA
- the LOC111907504 gene encoding uncharacterized protein LOC111907504: MASRSIASIGSSWKQLSFNLTRRTLSTSTPASASPSASNPSTSVSKSKRKKKKNLFEVAQFLPNWGIGYQMAKTHWSGVAYQITKINLYKDGKHGKAWGIVHKDGIAAADAPKKISGVHKRCWKYIPNSNKTQQIITPESQSETQVQNQTT; this comes from the exons ATGGCGAGCAGATCAATCGCTTCGATTGGTAGTTCATGGAAGCAGTTGTCTTTTAACTTAACCAGAAGAACCTTGAGCACATCTACGCCTGCTTCTGCATCGCCTTCTGCTTCAAACCCTAGTACATCAGTTTCAAAAtcgaaaagaaagaagaagaaaaactTGTTTGAGGTGGCCCAGTTTCTTCCTAATTGGGGAATCGGTTATCAAATGGCTAAGACGCACTGGTCTGGCGTCGCTTATCAGATCACCAAGATTAATCTCTACAAG GATGGTAAGCATGGGAAGGCTTGGGGAATCGTTCACAAAGACG GTATAGCAGCTGCTGATGCTCCAAAGAAAATTAGTGGTGTTCACAAGCGTTGTTGGAAGTACATTCCTAACTCAAATAAAACTCAACAAATCATCACACCAGAATCTCAATCAGAAACACAAGTTCAAAATCAAACCACATGA